One window from the genome of Coleofasciculus chthonoplastes PCC 7420 encodes:
- a CDS encoding HAD family hydrolase: MSGVAAYDWQSPPCDRSHRNNPSVAPLTVFCDFDGPIVDVSKRYYTTYKLALADTRSAYQAQGITLPIQQLEAQQFWEMKQDRVADEDIALCSGVQGEQFEFFLSRVLEIVNQPLLLHLDKLQPGVRWALARLHSQGIRLVLVTLRCQEQATQILRNYGLTRLFSGIYGTYDDQAAYRNNVELKQQLLAQALTEQVCLSLQPQSAWMIGDTEADLLAAQAVSIPTVALTCGIRSYRYLQQFQPTHTCYDLLAAADYLLGKMK, translated from the coding sequence CAGAAATAATCCCTCTGTAGCGCCACTGACGGTTTTCTGCGACTTCGATGGACCAATTGTCGATGTCTCTAAGCGCTATTACACCACCTACAAGCTAGCACTGGCTGATACGCGATCGGCTTATCAAGCCCAAGGAATCACGTTACCGATTCAACAGCTTGAAGCCCAGCAGTTTTGGGAGATGAAACAGGATCGGGTGGCGGATGAAGACATTGCCCTATGTTCTGGTGTACAAGGGGAACAATTTGAGTTTTTCCTATCACGAGTCTTAGAAATTGTCAATCAACCCTTACTGTTACATCTGGATAAGCTGCAACCGGGAGTGCGGTGGGCATTAGCCAGACTCCATTCTCAAGGTATCCGGCTGGTATTGGTGACGTTACGCTGTCAGGAACAAGCGACACAAATTTTGAGAAATTACGGGTTGACTCGTCTGTTTAGCGGTATTTATGGAACTTACGACGATCAAGCCGCCTATCGGAATAATGTTGAACTCAAGCAACAACTTTTAGCACAAGCCTTAACCGAACAGGTTTGTCTTTCACTACAGCCGCAGTCGGCGTGGATGATTGGTGACACAGAGGCGGATCTCCTCGCCGCCCAAGCGGTATCTATTCCGACTGTAGCGCTTACATGTGGGATTCGTTCCTATCGTTATCTCCAGCAATTCCAACCCACTCACACTTGCTATGATCTGCTGGCAGCGGCTGATTATCTTTTGGGAAAGATGAAGTGA